The following nucleotide sequence is from Paracrocinitomix mangrovi.
GTTTTAAATTTTAATCAGTATGACAAAAGCAGATATAGTTACAGAAATCTCTGATAAAACAGGTATCGAAAAAGTTGCAGTTCAAGCAACAGTTGAGGCATTTATGGATTCGGTGAAAAAATCACTTTCTGAGGGGAACAATGTTTATCTTAGAGGTTTTGGTTCTTTCATCATTAAAGAAAGAGCTGAGAAAACAGGAAGAAACATTTCAAAAAATGAGTCAATCATTATTCCTGCTCATAACATACCTGCATTTAAACCAGCTAAAACTTTCGTAGAAGACGTTAAAGAAAACGTTACTGTAAAATAAGGTTTTTGTAAAACATAATAGTTTTTATATCTTTGTGCTCCGATTTATAAGGAGACATTATCAAACTTCCTGTCAATCAGGAAGTTTTTTATATAAAGCAATAGGAAAATTTTTACAGTATTAATTTAAAAGCTTTTTATTATGCCAAGCGGTAAGAAAAGAAAAAGACATAAAATGGCCACTCACAAAAGAAAGAAGAGGCTAAGAAAGAATAGACACAAAAAGAAAAAATAAGTAGATAGTCAATCATCTATTTATTAAGTACTATTCAAGATAATTAAGCTCAGTTAATACCTGGGCTTTACTTCTTTCAACTAAAATCATTCTAGTGAGTTACGAATTAGTAGTTAATTCTAAACCTACTGGAATTTGGATTGCTCTCCTACGAGATGGCAAATTATTAGAGCTACACGAAGAAAAGGGTAATACAGATTACGCAGTAGGCGATATCTACCTGGGGAAGGTACGTAAGGTTGTGCCTAGCTTGAACGCAGCATTTGTTAATGTTGGGTACGAGAAAGATGCGTTCTTACATTATCATGATTTAGGACCACAGTTCAAATCATTACATAAGTTTACACAGGATACATTACACGGAAAACAAAACGTGGCAGACTTACTTTATTTTAAGTCTGAAAAGGATATTGATAAAGACGGGAAAATTTCTGACGTCTTATCTGCCAACACAAACGTTTTGGTACAGGTTGTTAAAGAACCTATTTCTGCAAAAGGACCAAGATTAAATTCAGAAATCACCTTAGCCGGAAGATACATTGTA
It contains:
- a CDS encoding HU family DNA-binding protein, translating into MTKADIVTEISDKTGIEKVAVQATVEAFMDSVKKSLSEGNNVYLRGFGSFIIKERAEKTGRNISKNESIIIPAHNIPAFKPAKTFVEDVKENVTVK